A window of Candidatus Schekmanbacteria bacterium contains these coding sequences:
- a CDS encoding NAD(P)/FAD-dependent oxidoreductase, whose product MDTKPFDVIIAGAGAGGIAAAIFCRMRDLNILLIEQKQGGGQMISVYPSKPVKDYPAFSEIPARELAMNMLRQVKSMGVEVHSNEKLDDIKRNGELFTVATSLGKYQTKSVILAMGAGVFTPRLLGVIGENDFQGKGILYGIPSIKEARERKVVCGGGGNSSLEAAITIADFAEKVTLVHRGSQFEAYEFYIDAVKNSPINIKFNTEVKEILGCEHVEQVILCDRTNKSYEKIESDMVVINIGMVPNFTKIKKWGIQVDKNGICVDREMKTSVEGIFACGDIVSYPEKLKLLITASGEGSIAAESVFRYIKEKS is encoded by the coding sequence ATGGATACCAAACCCTTCGATGTCATCATAGCCGGTGCAGGTGCAGGAGGAATTGCTGCTGCCATCTTTTGCAGGATGAGGGACCTAAACATCCTCCTTATCGAGCAGAAGCAGGGGGGCGGGCAGATGATATCGGTTTACCCGTCAAAGCCTGTAAAAGACTATCCTGCCTTCAGTGAAATACCTGCCCGCGAGCTTGCCATGAACATGTTACGGCAGGTTAAATCCATGGGGGTAGAAGTACATTCCAATGAAAAACTTGATGATATAAAACGGAACGGAGAACTTTTTACAGTAGCAACATCTCTTGGCAAATATCAGACAAAATCAGTAATCCTCGCTATGGGTGCAGGTGTTTTTACCCCGCGTCTCCTTGGCGTAATAGGAGAAAATGATTTTCAGGGAAAAGGTATTCTTTATGGCATCCCATCAATTAAAGAAGCGCGGGAAAGAAAGGTCGTTTGCGGCGGCGGTGGAAACAGCTCTCTTGAAGCCGCCATCACCATAGCCGACTTTGCCGAAAAAGTGACCTTAGTCCACAGAGGCAGTCAATTCGAGGCATACGAATTCTACATTGATGCAGTCAAGAACTCTCCGATCAATATAAAGTTTAACACTGAAGTCAAAGAGATACTTGGCTGCGAACATGTTGAGCAGGTAATCCTATGCGACCGGACCAATAAATCTTATGAAAAGATTGAGTCCGACATGGTCGTAATAAACATAGGAATGGTCCCTAATTTCACAAAAATCAAAAAGTGGGGGATCCAGGTTGACAAAAACGGCATATGCGTTGACAGGGAAATGAAGACATCAGTTGAAGGAATATTCGCCTGCGGCGATATAGTTTCCTATCCGGAGAAATTGAAGCTTCTTATCACAGCAAGCGGCGAAGGTTCCATAGCTGCAGAATCTGTCTTCAGGTATATAAAGGAAAAAAGTTAA